DNA sequence from the Xyrauchen texanus isolate HMW12.3.18 chromosome 32, RBS_HiC_50CHRs, whole genome shotgun sequence genome:
atccctttacactggtgccgaagcctgggaaggaggagggatatgccgtaatagagttctcgccactaccgtccaccccaacggagcagccgcggccatctgacgggggacgaggagcccagccgcctgaagaggacgatggccgtcgaccgcgaggggagaaggggctcctaaccgaccgcctggagtggtcagggccgctgccaggggcggaggagtttcctaccagccgctgaaatgcggcggggtttaagaccgccgaccgcgagcggggaggggctcactgccgatcgcctggagcgagagaaccgctgccaggggcaggggagaccccttctgttccccgggGTGTtacgtccgccaggggctggaggactgcctcggatccgcccggagaggcgcggctgttgtccgatagagggtggaggagtggccgaggaacaagctgtggcgtatcggagtaagagtttttttttttcatctctctctcctctctctctcactgttgctctgcgttggcctttatcctcttttaaattttacaggttttggggggtactacactgttacaggaagtacccccccattttaattatttctgtttccctccccttttcccctccctcgtccaggtagatggggatgacctgctggcagacagcgcggaaggcgtgccctcccccagggaaaggggatgtacgtcaggccgggggctacccagcctgagagaacgagtgaggaatgtggcagggtggagggcggggccgggtcgtgatcctacgcacccggtcccgtattaggctaatcaagcctccgaggtataaaggtcgactgcagggtgtcgtgcgggagagagagatcgttagcagacatgtccgtcatgtgtgtgtttatgtggtcttttgagtttatcattaaaactattatttatattgcaaagccgcttctcgcctcctcctttccattgattccttTACAGGTCACTTATCAACTGTAAGTCTATTGGATTTGTTCAACCTGTTTTGTCATCTGCTATGTGGAAATTTTAATTGTGACTTTTAAGTCTTCCAGAAACAATAACACGCCTCTGCTCCTCAACATACCACGTATTTTTTGGACTCATTTATTTCTGTAACTCCGACAGTGTAGGAAGAGTTAAACACCAAAGTTGTTCAAGTTTGTTCAAAGTATGGGCAGTAACAGTAATTACCACTAATAAAAAAACAAGGTACTATTTTTTCCTATGTaaagttgttttgtttgtaatttgtGTCAGATGCGAGTAGTAATACATGATGCATTCTGACCTGGTACGTTTGCATGCAGCTCTCGATCTCAGCCTGCGTGAGTGTAGTGGCGTCTTGCTCCTCAGGCGGATCTATCCAAGAATCTCTCTTTGTCTTAATATCAGCCCTATCCAAGCTCTGCCCCCTTTTCCTGAGCCTGACTGATGTGTTGCTTTCAACCCCCATCAGCAGCGGCTCTGCTGCAAGTTCCTTCATTTCCGAAAGGCCgttctcatcatcatcatcgcacATCTCAAAAACAGAGGCAGGGTCCATGCCACGCTCCACCATGGTAGGGCTCCCCTCTTCCATGAAGCTATCGTCCACTGGACTGACGCAGCTTGCAGACTTGCGCTCTACCTTCTCAATGAAGCTTACCTTACGCAGCTTCAGCCCGCAGTCGATGAGGCTCTCTGATTCGGTATCTTCTTCGCTGTGTCTTTCCCCAGGCTCTTCTTCTGCATCTTCATCTGGGACACCACAGCCACCATTCAGACACTTGCGTTCTCGCCTTTCCTGTGGGATCTCCTCACCCATCTGTGGGTCCCGTAGACCTGACCCAGGCACATTGAGGTCAGTGGGTGAGAACTGTGCTTGCCCTGCTGCGAGTCGCCCGTACTTGAGCAGTGCTGAGACAAGAAGCTCCCACACAGCCCGCAGCGTGAGCTCGCCCAGCCTGTGGCGCTCGGCCAGATAGGGCTGCAGGACTTCTTTCATATTCTGCACAAACTGCCGGATAATCAGCAGCGTGGCCAGCATCTAAAAGAAAAGGGACACAGTATGTTACCACAGGGTTTTCAGGGTTTCCACTCCTTTCAAGGTATCTAGATTCCTGGACATTTTATGTGATAAACACCTGAACATTTAAGAATTCCATGCAAGAGGAAATGCTGTATTGTGGTTTTTGGGATAGCTGGTAATCACAGCCAACCCAATAAGTTATCGCTTTTGTGCAACCTTACTATTAACTTGCAAGTTAGTTCTGAGCCCTTCACTATacaatcttattttttatttttgggaaatGTCCCAAAAATCGGACATATGACTGGTTGTGAAATATCCTGTCTCCAGCTGAAATAGATATTTTGATTGGTTCTGCCACTAAGTCAGACTTGCCTATCCATGCTCCATGTGcatatgttttattataattttatacttAACATTTTTCAAGGACAACTAATTATTTTCCAGGGCATTTAGGTAATTGTACCATTTCCCATGATTTTTTCACAACTGTAAATCTGCGTTACAAAAATCCAGGTCTCCAATCCAGATTTTTTTACAATTCGTGGGAACCCTGGTTATATTTTATCAACTCGCACAAGTCTTCTTTTAAAATTTTGGCATAACATCTGGTCCCATTTGTAGCTTATTCTAGCCAACAACAACCCAATTAGACAGGGACAGACTATTTGACCGTCATgtgaccaatcacagtttgttGGGTTTTCCGAGCCATTTAGGGCTGTACAAATCTGATCAGACTACAATAGTAGACCGGAAAAAATCATTCATATAATGATGCCCCACTCActgattttaccaaaaataaataatatcgcccataaatgtgtgtgtacacTTTGATCAGAATTTCTGTGATAATTTGATGCCTATCCACCTTATTTAGCATTGTAAATCTcgcaatttgttttatattatacatttaaatattgagtgtaagtttataacattatgtttgtgttatattacccttggaattagttttaaacaaTGAATGACCACACAAGGAGGTttcgattacagctgctgagagagtgacagtacatTTGGCATATTCTCCcattttactgtcttaatccaccactctctattttttcctcttctggaacgtcattaaaatgtaagtggatgagtggatttttcttttggtcttatAGAAAACGGGTATGTGAATTCGAcatcccattcactcccattcattgatgtcgaagtttaccctgcaagcgtttacttccgcgttccaaaatccggagtgtgaaaaaggtctattggctAGAATACACCGCATTCagtttgacttttctttagccaaaatcggtctgtgcttaccaaaattcgaaacactgcccacAGTGGCCAGAAGGGTTAGTGTTGTAGGGCGTATGTGCACATGTGTCCATTTTCCGGGTGAAAAGTTCCCGAAGTGGTGCCAGAAGCTTTTGAGTGATTTGTGTTTGTAAGATTTGTTTTCAGAAAAAGAGTAGATCTGATGTTCACCTGGTCCCGTCAGAGTCTCTTACCTCTTTCAAACGCTCCATGTCTTTGAGGTAGAATCCAATGTAGAAAAGGCTGAGATAAGAATTTACAAACTGAAACTGTGAAAGAGAAACAACGATCATATCCTTCCGaaacaaaataatgtgaaatagCAAAATAGTGAAATTAACATCTAATTAATAGACAATAGCAAAATGGCAAACAATATTTTATGAAAAAGAGTGTGCTAGATTTGAAACCCAGAAATTGTCTGTAACAGCACATTCTAGATTTcatattgtgatgaggaggagggcggggccgggccatgaggaCACACGCCCGGctctgaatcgggctaatcagccggaaGAGGGATAAAGACAAGCTGGAGGCTCCAGTTTGGGAGAGAACCcaaggagagtgtgtgtgtgtgtgtgtgtgtgtgtgtgtgtgtgtgtgtgtgtgtgtgtgctctatgTGATTGTGTTTAAGTTGACGAGTTAATGTATGTTATTAAAACTTACactgactgttcagccggttcacgctcctccttgcccaccttacccCATtatattggtgccgaaacctgggaaggaggagggatgcactgtcacagagttctcgccactgccatctgccaggggagcagccgcggccgtctgccCGGGGACGGAGGGTGTCGTTGCCAGCCGCCGAAGTCGGAGGAACTGATGTCATCTGCCGATAAAGCGGACTCACTGCTGTCCGCCAGGGGAGGAGTGAGCTGTCGTCTGCCAGAGTTctgaggagtggctgaggactaGGCGATGGTGTGTTCGGGGACCGGCGAggcaattttctctctctctcctctctctctgtcgctcagCCTCGCTCTATCcatctcccctcatctctcccaggaCTCCAAAAAGgtggggaagacctgccggcagacacagccggaagggcaacacccccctccaggaagggaggggagtacgtcatgctgggggtttccccggcctgagtcgggcgatggaggagtgtgacgaggaggagggcgggggctgaatcgggctaatcagccgggagtgGGACAAAGAtgagccggaggcgccagtttgggagagagagagccacatgtggctgctgtgtgtgtatgtctatgtgtttgtgtttaagttgatttaattatttataataatttatgatATTAAAAATTACgttgattgttcagccggttcccgccacctccttgcTCACTTTACCCCGTTACACACATACtccaaaatgtataatgttttaaaCAGTACTTACAAgaaccattttgatgatgagATTTTTCTCATAGGCACTCTGGAGTCTGTAGTTTTCTGTGGGAAACAGAAGATAAAGGAATAAGCATTCACCTAGACAACAATACAGTGTTAATCTGCATTCTTTGATCCTGCATTTTACTTCCTGAGCACTAATTTCAGAAAGGTTAAGACCAACATCATTTCAGCACTCTTATATTTCAGTATTGACATAATTTGAATTAAACTTCCTAAAATCCTTTATTCCCTTCTACAATTGTTTTGTTGAATACATTGTTTACAAAAGCATTAAATGGGAAATTAAGCAATTGAGCTCAAAGGTGCACAAACAATTGTCTAGTGATGACTGTATGACAGTAAATTGACTCTTGAGCATTTCTCTGTCTGGGCGACAGTACCACCATCACAGAAGAACTGCCAGTACTCAAGAGTTGCTGCCAGTACTGTGACGTCATTTGGTTGTTTTTGCCGGTACTGCGTATCAGTGCATACTGGCTAATTGTTTACACCACACTTAAAtacttttgaattttaaatattaaaaaaattctaaaattgtttaatgttttattttattaagaaataataataaaagagagtagaggtgtattcaagtattgttttgtgtgaattgcatatTTATTGTACTTTTGAATAGcttgacaaaaatgttttgtatCACAGCACTGACCCAACAACAGTCTTTCCTCCCTAGATATTGTCTGATACACTCACCCATGTCGTTTAGCCAGCAGGCGATCTTTCTGTACACCTCATCACATGCTGTCACAGTGATGGCCAGCATTATTTTAGGGATAAATCTGGCCACTCGTGGAAGCTCCTTAATCCCCATCACAAATTCCTGCCAAACGTAATTTCATTAGAGGTCACATCTCATGAACTACTCTACAAGTGTTTGGACTCACCAGTATAGTATTcctatttaaaggggtcatatcacaCATTTGTTTTCCCTGAAGTTCACTTATGATGTTAGTCTATGTTTTCTGCAGCAAAAACAAattagtcaaaattaatttttttggggGTCATTCTAACAATTTGGTACCTTTTGGGCTTTGAAACCTTTAATAAAGGAAACATACGTAATATCTTAATGTTTCATCCAACCCTGACATCGGCATTAATAACGGGAAATGCTTCCTGTGGTGCGACTGATAGCATCTTACAtcagcagcctcagagacacaagttctggtcccatggaaaccagaagTAAACTTGTCCATATAATCAGTGATTAGATGTGAAGGAGAATTTGAGTTCTGAGtacttgattcttttgatttcttaaaatatgacccctttaactttgTTAGATGATGTGAATAACACTGTAAGACAGTACTAATTGCAAATGCATTGTAAAGGATGAGGCTTTCCAAAAATTCCAACTTCACATTCCAAATGTATCTGTCAAGCAATCTGTGTTTTCAGAGGTACAATGGATGTTTGGAAAATAAATCTGGCTACACCAAATATGAATACTGTAGGTATTTGaatgcacatgttaaaaaaaactgtaatgtaaAAATCATTATCTGAGTATGGCCTATAAATAACTTCCTCAATTAGAAAGTCTTCCTTGATTCACAATGGACGCCTGTTTTTgttttccggtctccagtgttttcacttgcaGAAGCATATGTTCTTATTgaataatgtaatttgtattgtatatatttgcaacaattgtacaaaacaaaaaaaacctgtgGCTCCAAGTGCTGACACTATGTAACTAATTCGAGTTATGACTCGAAAATGCACAAGTTAAGCCTGAactcatttttactccaactaacaccAACTAACTGGTCCAgcggcaattagaatcatcatgctGCCGCCCAGTAGTTAGTCAGGAAAACTGTAGatacaggtgtatatgtgtgtgtgagagagttaatAACTCACCTGAATCTCAAAGCAGACAAGCATGGCCAGAAATACAAAGCTAAGGCATAATATACAGACAGGAAAGCTGACGAGCCATCTGAACACTCTCCTCCTCCACGGTGGGTAATAAAACTCTTCACAGCCTGTCACTGGACTGCACCGCTTTACACCCTGATCCAAATATTATGTGATGAAGAGAAAAAGCGAAGTCTGTTATTTTTTTAGAGATAAACAGATAAGGACCAATATTTCAGATGTATTTATAACACATTACATTACCCTGAATTGAGGTCTTGGTTCCTCTAGTGGCTCAGTTGGGGTGTCCAGTGTACCCCACTTATATGCGAGCTCCGCCCCTCTGCGTTTCCATCGCTCCAGGAACAGTGTGGCCCACACCACATTAAAGAGAGCAAACACCACACAACAGATGTCCCTGCTGGTCTGAGAGGACAGTTGTAGGAATATTAATTAGTCAGATATATGGAATATGTGCAGTGgtaaacacaaatacaaaaacatattcACATGTCACTGAGGATTACGTAACTGAGCTTCTGTAAAACAGCCTATAAAGGCATAGATCACCGAAAAATAAGAACTCTATCATTATGTacacaccctcatattgttccaaatctgtggtattttatttcttatgggGAACACAAAAGGGGTTATTTTGCAGAATTATCTTGCCCTCTGCCGTCGCTCTCAAATCTAACTTGCATTCATGCGCAGTACATTTAATATGGCACATTGATAACATTAGATATTTTTGGTTCTCTCATGTCTTAAACATGACGTGATGCATCTTGATAAGAGGTTCGGCCTTAAAATGTGGCCAAACCCGACCCATGCCCTAGACTGCTTGACCCGACCAGTACTCTCAGATTTGAAGTCCGAACCCGACCTGACCTGCACTGTTAGATTAACAGTTACATGAAGTCGTCTTTGCAGCCTGAACTTTTTCAGAATGTCGAATCTTTGAACCACTTGCCCTGCAAACAAGCTAGATGAGGCGCAACGAGTTAAACAGAACACAGGTTACTCgagatgcatttaaataaaagttatttttaacttgacactgtgtctAAACTAAGATTTGTGTGAGAAGCTGAAGAAACAGCAAGATGAGGTGCAACTGTCAAAGCAATCTGTCCAATatatgtttacataggaaaacaattgaaaaactgtGCTGATGCGCACAAcaacacgttcggtgtgaacagcccctaactgaCAGTTTGTCGGGTCCAGGGTCATGATGACAATGAGGACAGAATATGTATTTTTGattgaaatattcctttattcATACACATTATTATTCCTAGAGTAATTCGGTAAGAATGCAGAGGTGGTTCAATACCTGATCTGATTCTGTAAGCATCCACAGTACAAAGCCAATAACAGCCGGATACAACATGGAGGTGGTGTAGAAACCCAGCCAGGCAAAGTACATGGCAATCTTTACCCCAAAATAGTCACAAATATCATCTAACACAGAAAACAAAGGGAATGCAGacaaattttgttttgaaaagtaaagatTGAACAACAACAAAGCGTGCTGAattccaaaacaataaagaatgtTAAGCAAAGGAATCTGGTTATCTAAAACTAGCCATTATAGCCAAATTACCTTTTGATCTTTTGCAAAACCCGGAAACAGAACAAAATTAATTACAAAAGTAAACTTTAGTTTTGATAACCTTTTCATAACTACTAACCCAGTGGCTGTTTTTCGCACACCGCCTGCACCCATGACTTCATCAGCTGTCCCAGAATCCTTTGCTCATGAACTGGAAAGAACTGCTGGATCACACCTCGCGCTCTCAGCTCAGGAACtggaacatacacacacagtgcacactcactaacacacacacaaaacatgaacaggTATTCAAAACTTTGGTAAAACTTTTCCTTGTCCAGTTCACTACATGTGTCACAAGCAACATAAAAAGTCTCAGCCTGCTCAGTAAAACTCCATCGAGACAATGTTACACAAATATTGAACAGGTATGGATTACGcactgtatacatacataaagGCCACTGGTACAGATCAGGCAGACACTTCTCAGGGCTGTCAGGAAGTATAAAGAGAAGAACTCACTGATTGGCTGCCCTTCCAGAAAGTGGATATTGTGAAGAGCCTCGCCCTGTTTAGCTCTTAGATTGTCCAGCCAGTATTTTATTATACACTGACGTTCCTGTGACAATGAAAGGAATAGGGTTaaatttattaatgttaaataaaaataaaaagtcaagcaCAGTGAAATTTCTCAATCCTTTGAGGATAATTTTTAGATTGTTGTTGACATACTAccccaaatttaaaaaatgttttttaggtTATTTTACAGTTACACTGGCGAGTCAAATATCTGATGCACAGTCAGGTGAAGGACCTGCGAGGTGAAGAAACAGAGTTCACTCTCAATGTTTTCATAGATGTAGTCTTCCTCACAGGAGAAACTGCGAGAGCCAGCACCAAACTCCGGCTTCACACCTTTCTGCAGTCCCATCTCTTCAGCTCCTCGTAAAAGACTGAAagcacaacaaaaaataaaacagcctTAATACCAAACTGAAGCTAGAGTCTAACAAACTGTCCAAACACTAA
Encoded proteins:
- the LOC127625601 gene encoding anoctamin-8-like → MPDTAGAAAAASSASNCSSSGDSESSRHRHRAQEESERAEQQQQSAAPQPTSSGVLDKLFGKRLLQAGRHIMSHKSWMKTVPTENCDVLMTFPDSTDDHTLLWLLNHIRLGIPELIIQIRHHKHTRMYAFFVTATYENLLRGAEEMGLQKGVKPEFGAGSRSFSCEEDYIYENIESELCFFTSQERQCIIKYWLDNLRAKQGEALHNIHFLEGQPIIPELRARGVIQQFFPVHEQRILGQLMKSWVQAVCEKQPLDDICDYFGVKIAMYFAWLGFYTTSMLYPAVIGFVLWMLTESDQTSRDICCVVFALFNVVWATLFLERWKRRGAELAYKWGTLDTPTEPLEEPRPQFRGVKRCSPVTGCEEFYYPPWRRRVFRWLVSFPVCILCLSFVFLAMLVCFEIQEFVMGIKELPRVARFIPKIMLAITVTACDEVYRKIACWLNDMENYRLQSAYEKNLIIKMVLFQFVNSYLSLFYIGFYLKDMERLKEMLATLLIIRQFVQNMKEVLQPYLAERHRLGELTLRAVWELLVSALLKYGRLAAGQAQFSPTDLNVPGSGLRDPQMGEEIPQERRERKCLNGGCGVPDEDAEEEPGERHSEEDTESESLIDCGLKLRKVSFIEKVERKSASCVSPVDDSFMEEGSPTMVERGMDPASVFEMCDDDDENGLSEMKELAAEPLLMGVESNTSVRLRKRGQSLDRADIKTKRDSWIDPPEEQDATTLTQAEIESCMQTYQDTFQDYQEMFVQFGYVVLFSSAFPLAAMCALINNIIEIRSDAFKLCTSLQRPFGLRVGSIGQWQTVMEAMGMIAIIVNCYLIGQCGQLQRLFPWLSPEMAIISIVILEHFAVLLKYIIHVAIPDIPSWVGEEMAKLEFQRKQAFKKHERQAQQLFQQQQRRKREEEERQRQAEYQARRDRDDSRPDSSGGDHHHDKSQSGKSKPGSGGGAFGGEKPKRPSSLLGNNNVMKLKQIIPLQSKFSSGTARSPQSPTGNEPKLPGFLSFKFLKSPENKKEAATAYTSASTVPPVQERAERSQSPNKSFNPGKLFNFGKSEGGACVNVAHPSKPGEDKPPTKSDLNGVPDEIPSPCGENGDNGSSSDTEPSGPKM